The Deltaproteobacteria bacterium genome has a segment encoding these proteins:
- a CDS encoding 5-formyltetrahydrofolate cyclo-ligase — protein MEEIQDTKHEIRNDVARAMDALSEKEVEEKTRQIEARLFEFANFLESNISLLYINHGVEVNTRGILDRCLGYNKIAVLPAFNMDTYKMTLMKVDNLDTDLKPGPRGMLEPDPEKCKIVPIERIDIAIIPGVALDEKGGRIGSGEGFYDRLIPKLPITTRKVSLAFENQIVPLVPMESHDKYVDIIITEKRIIYKI, from the coding sequence ATGGAAGAAATTCAAGATACTAAGCATGAAATTCGAAACGATGTCGCCAGGGCCATGGATGCGCTTTCCGAAAAAGAGGTCGAAGAGAAGACCCGCCAGATCGAGGCCAGGCTGTTTGAATTTGCCAATTTTCTCGAGTCAAACATATCACTGCTGTATATCAACCACGGCGTTGAGGTAAATACCCGCGGCATTCTCGATCGCTGTCTGGGATACAATAAGATTGCCGTACTGCCGGCATTCAATATGGATACCTACAAAATGACGCTGATGAAGGTCGACAATCTGGATACCGACCTGAAACCCGGTCCCCGGGGCATGTTGGAGCCGGATCCGGAAAAATGCAAAATCGTCCCCATCGAACGCATCGATATCGCCATTATACCGGGCGTCGCTTTGGACGAAAAGGGTGGAAGAATCGGATCCGGTGAAGGCTTTTACGACCGGCTGATCCCCAAGCTGCCGATAACGACCCGCAAGGTCAGTCTGGCGTTCGAAAATCAGATCGTTCCCTTGGTGCCCATGGAATC
- the thrC gene encoding threonine synthase codes for MKTNDFPDDIQPFLYPQIAGKFVYRCLGCGRSHGIDALLYTCPDCGQVLLLEDLDFDRLKSISGTLWHRIFDYRKMLNTPALRGIYRYHEFIGPMVPLEDIVYLGEGHTPMIAASTVLKDKAGVDFYFKNDGQNPSASFKDRGMASALSYLNSLVNRKGISDILAVCASTGDTSAAAALYAAYLKPHIISAVLLPHKKVTPQQLSQPLGSGAAVFEIPGVFDDCMKVVEALSEKYRVALLNSKNAWRILGQESYSYEIAQDFEYDLDNKVIVVPIGNAGNITAVMNGFIKFYRAGIIKTLPKIIGVQSSHANPVYRYYREPSPDKRTFEPITVRSSVAQAAMIGNPVSMPRVIHLETLYNELSDRQKVFFVEVDEQSIMDWQLTANRHGHIACTHGGECLAGVTVARKLGMIDGDEIAVIDSTAHALKFSGFQEMYFNDRFPDEFEITPDKSLMNSPVLVHPADLTKVPAPGKPLQGDDLALFIKRVSEEIATALSLEKIDQGD; via the coding sequence ATGAAAACAAACGATTTCCCGGACGACATTCAGCCGTTTCTCTACCCGCAGATAGCCGGAAAATTCGTCTACCGCTGTCTGGGATGCGGTCGTTCCCACGGCATAGATGCGCTGCTGTACACCTGCCCCGATTGCGGCCAGGTGCTGCTGCTCGAGGATCTCGATTTCGATCGGTTGAAGAGCATTTCCGGCACGTTGTGGCACCGGATTTTCGATTATCGAAAAATGCTGAACACCCCTGCCCTGAGGGGTATATACCGCTACCACGAGTTCATCGGCCCCATGGTCCCGCTGGAAGACATTGTCTACCTGGGCGAAGGACACACACCGATGATAGCGGCCAGCACCGTACTGAAGGACAAGGCCGGTGTCGATTTCTACTTTAAAAACGACGGACAGAATCCCAGCGCTTCCTTCAAAGACAGGGGAATGGCCAGCGCCCTGAGCTACCTGAACAGCCTGGTGAACAGAAAAGGGATCTCCGACATCCTTGCCGTCTGTGCCTCCACGGGGGACACCTCCGCCGCGGCCGCATTGTATGCCGCCTATCTCAAACCGCACATCATTTCGGCCGTGCTGCTGCCGCACAAAAAGGTAACCCCGCAACAGCTGTCTCAGCCGCTGGGCAGCGGCGCCGCCGTTTTTGAAATACCGGGTGTTTTTGACGACTGCATGAAAGTCGTCGAGGCCCTTTCGGAAAAATACCGCGTAGCGCTCCTGAATTCCAAAAATGCCTGGCGCATCCTGGGGCAGGAATCCTATTCCTATGAAATTGCGCAGGATTTCGAATACGACCTGGACAACAAGGTTATCGTGGTGCCCATCGGCAATGCCGGCAACATTACCGCCGTAATGAACGGATTCATCAAATTTTATCGGGCCGGCATCATTAAAACGCTTCCTAAAATCATCGGGGTCCAGTCCAGTCACGCAAACCCGGTCTACCGCTACTACCGGGAGCCGTCCCCTGATAAACGAACGTTCGAACCCATCACCGTACGCTCCAGTGTCGCCCAGGCAGCCATGATCGGCAACCCGGTTTCGATGCCCAGAGTGATCCACCTGGAAACCCTCTACAACGAGCTGAGCGACAGGCAGAAGGTCTTTTTCGTGGAGGTTGACGAACAGTCGATCATGGACTGGCAGTTGACGGCCAACCGCCACGGCCACATCGCCTGCACCCATGGCGGCGAATGCCTGGCCGGTGTCACGGTAGCCCGGAAATTGGGGATGATCGACGGGGATGAGATTGCCGTCATCGACTCCACTGCCCACGCCCTGAAATTTTCCGGATTTCAGGAGATGTATTTTAATGACCGTTTTCCGGATGAATTCGAGATTACGCCTGACAAAAGCCTGATGAATTCACCGGTTCTCGTGCACCCGGCCGATCTTACAAAGGTGCCTGCGCCGGGAAAGCCGCTGCAGGGCGACGATCTCGCCCTTTTCATCAAACGTGTTTCCGAAGAGATCGCCACAGCGCTTTCTCTTGAAAAAATCGACCAGGGGGATTGA
- a CDS encoding tetratricopeptide repeat protein produces the protein MKYKGFAWLLTIIGVICILSCAASQEKRHAQAKAARELGEAYMRQGNYIEALKELLKAEKLHTGDHLIQNDLGLIYMSKYRYDLAEKHFKKAIQLKPDYAAAKNNLGTVYLAVKDWRAAIQTFKSLEGNLLYATPHYPLSNLGLAYYNLGEYATAEKYYLKALDIEPRFVIALRGLGRTYIAMLKIPEAVSVLEKAVKEAPAWPELYLDMGTAYHMAGEYTKALLAFKKVIELAPESDVADRAQEKIKQLQ, from the coding sequence ATGAAATATAAGGGATTTGCGTGGTTGCTTACCATCATCGGTGTGATCTGCATTCTTTCCTGTGCTGCCAGCCAGGAAAAAAGGCACGCCCAGGCAAAGGCGGCCCGCGAACTTGGCGAGGCTTACATGCGTCAAGGGAACTATATCGAGGCCCTGAAAGAACTTTTAAAAGCCGAAAAGCTTCACACCGGGGACCACCTGATTCAAAACGACCTCGGGCTCATCTACATGTCCAAATATCGCTATGATCTGGCTGAAAAGCACTTCAAGAAAGCTATCCAGCTAAAGCCGGACTACGCAGCGGCAAAAAACAATCTGGGAACGGTGTACCTGGCCGTTAAAGATTGGCGCGCGGCCATTCAAACCTTTAAATCCCTCGAGGGAAATCTGCTTTACGCAACTCCCCACTACCCCTTGTCCAATCTTGGTCTGGCTTATTACAATCTGGGGGAATACGCCACGGCCGAAAAATATTACCTCAAAGCCCTGGATATCGAGCCCCGCTTCGTGATCGCCTTGAGGGGCCTCGGACGAACCTACATCGCCATGCTGAAAATACCCGAAGCCGTATCGGTACTGGAAAAAGCGGTCAAGGAGGCGCCTGCCTGGCCGGAGCTTTATCTGGACATGGGAACCGCATACCACATGGCAGGAGAGTACACCAAGGCCCTGCTTGCCTTCAAAAAGGTCATCGAGCTGGCGCCGGAATCAGACGTCGCCGACCGGGCCCAGGAAAAAATAAAGCAACTGCAATAA
- the serS gene encoding serine--tRNA ligase, producing the protein MLEIKFVREHLSDVQEALSKRGGNVDLAPFEAWDERRRAILFELEELRHRRNVVSDDIAAMKKAGDNADALIAEMRKVSGRIKELDKSLTENMAKIDEFLLGLPNIPHASVPVGQDEADNPVVKKVGQPPLFDFEPGAHWDIGSRLGILDFDRAAKITGARFSLSSGAGARLERALINFMLDIHTTENGYTEILPPFIVNAQSMTNTGQLPKFEEDLFKLEGWNYYLIPTAEVPVTNIHQGEILNEEELPVLYTAYTPCFRSEAGSYGKDTRGLIRQHQFNKVELVKLTTPEDSYEELEKLLQNAELILERLELPYRVITLCTGDLGFSAAKTYDIEVWMPAQGVYREISSCSNFEDFQARRSGIRFRRKGRKGTLLVHTLNGSGLAVGRTVAAILENCQQADGTVAIPKALRPYMGGLKKIEP; encoded by the coding sequence ATGCTGGAGATCAAATTTGTAAGAGAACATCTGTCCGACGTTCAGGAAGCCCTGTCGAAGAGGGGTGGCAACGTCGATTTGGCACCGTTCGAAGCCTGGGATGAAAGACGACGGGCCATCCTTTTCGAGCTGGAAGAGCTCAGACACCGTCGCAACGTCGTATCCGACGACATCGCCGCCATGAAAAAAGCCGGTGACAATGCCGACGCGCTCATTGCTGAAATGCGCAAGGTTTCCGGACGTATAAAAGAGCTCGATAAATCCCTGACAGAAAATATGGCCAAAATCGACGAATTTCTGCTGGGGCTGCCCAACATACCCCATGCGTCCGTACCTGTCGGACAAGATGAAGCCGACAACCCGGTGGTGAAAAAGGTCGGACAGCCGCCACTCTTCGACTTTGAACCCGGGGCGCACTGGGATATCGGCAGTCGCCTGGGCATCCTCGACTTCGATCGCGCCGCAAAAATAACGGGAGCGCGCTTTTCCCTCTCGAGCGGCGCCGGCGCCCGGCTTGAACGCGCACTGATCAATTTCATGCTCGACATCCATACCACCGAAAACGGCTACACGGAAATCCTGCCGCCTTTCATTGTGAATGCCCAAAGCATGACCAACACAGGACAGCTGCCCAAATTCGAAGAAGACCTGTTCAAGCTCGAGGGATGGAACTATTACCTGATCCCGACGGCCGAAGTCCCGGTCACCAACATTCATCAGGGCGAAATTCTGAACGAGGAAGAGCTGCCGGTTTTGTATACGGCGTACACGCCCTGCTTCCGGTCGGAGGCCGGCTCTTATGGAAAGGACACCCGCGGCCTGATCCGTCAGCACCAGTTCAACAAAGTCGAGCTCGTCAAATTGACCACACCCGAGGACTCCTACGAAGAACTGGAAAAACTGCTCCAGAACGCGGAACTCATATTGGAACGCCTGGAACTTCCCTATCGGGTCATCACCCTCTGCACCGGCGACCTGGGATTTTCAGCCGCCAAAACCTACGATATCGAGGTATGGATGCCTGCCCAGGGGGTTTACCGGGAAATCTCTTCCTGCAGCAATTTCGAAGATTTTCAGGCCAGACGGAGCGGTATCCGCTTCCGCCGCAAGGGCAGGAAAGGCACACTGCTCGTGCATACCTTGAACGGATCGGGGCTGGCCGTCGGAAGAACGGTCGCAGCCATCCTGGAAAACTGTCAACAGGCGGACGGGACCGTTGCCATCCCGAAAGCGCTGCGCCCCTACATGGGCGGCCTGAAAAAAATCGAGCCATGA
- the pgi gene encoding glucose-6-phosphate isomerase: MLKSIAPQETENWRKLKAHYERVKDAHMRDLFATDVKRFDTFSVSFEDMLVDYSKNRITEKTLDLLIGLAEELGLEEAIDQMFSGERINVTENRPVLHVALRNRENRPIMVDGRDVMPDVNRVLDQMRGFCSRIASGKWRGYSGRPISDIVNIGIGGSDLGPAMAAECLRPYARNGLSVHFVSNVDGTHLVETLKGLNPQTTLFIVASKTFTTQETMANAFSARRWLLETSGGEAEIARHFVAVSTNSEAVEAFGIDRANMFRFWDWVGGRYSLWSAIGLSVACFIGFEHFVALLEGAYAMDRHFHDTPFRQNIPVLLALIGIWYVNFFKAESEVILPYDQYMKRFPAYFQQGNMESNGKSVDRQGRRVAHATGPIVWGEPGTNGQHAFYQLIHQGTRMVPADFLIPARSHNPVGDHHTILVSHFLAQTEALMNGKKAEAVIGEMKTAGKSEADIDRLVPHKVFAGNRPSNSILFKMLTPRVLGSLIAMYEHKIFVQGVIWNIFSFDQWGVELGKQLAAQIMPELRDERPVHSHDASTNGLMNAYKAMRG, encoded by the coding sequence CCACTATGAACGGGTAAAGGATGCCCACATGCGGGATCTGTTTGCCACGGATGTGAAGCGGTTTGATACATTTTCCGTTTCCTTTGAGGATATGCTGGTGGACTATTCCAAGAACCGCATTACGGAAAAGACCCTTGATCTGCTGATTGGGTTGGCGGAGGAACTCGGTTTGGAAGAAGCTATTGATCAGATGTTTTCAGGCGAACGCATCAACGTCACCGAGAACCGGCCGGTATTGCACGTCGCACTGCGCAATAGGGAAAACCGGCCGATAATGGTGGATGGCCGTGACGTGATGCCCGATGTGAATCGCGTGCTCGACCAGATGCGCGGGTTTTGCAGCCGGATCGCCTCCGGGAAATGGCGGGGGTACAGTGGCAGGCCAATCAGTGATATCGTCAACATCGGCATCGGCGGGTCGGACCTGGGACCGGCCATGGCGGCCGAATGCCTGCGGCCGTATGCCCGGAACGGCCTGTCGGTGCATTTTGTTTCCAATGTGGATGGAACCCACCTCGTGGAAACGTTGAAGGGGCTTAATCCGCAAACCACCTTGTTCATTGTGGCGTCCAAAACGTTCACCACCCAGGAGACCATGGCCAATGCGTTTTCGGCCCGGCGGTGGCTTTTGGAAACATCCGGCGGGGAAGCCGAGATAGCCAGGCATTTTGTGGCGGTTTCCACGAATTCGGAAGCCGTGGAAGCCTTCGGCATCGACCGTGCCAACATGTTCCGGTTTTGGGATTGGGTCGGGGGACGATATTCCCTCTGGTCCGCCATCGGCCTTTCCGTTGCCTGCTTTATCGGCTTCGAGCACTTCGTGGCCCTGCTGGAGGGTGCCTATGCAATGGACAGGCATTTTCACGACACGCCTTTCAGGCAGAACATTCCCGTGCTTCTGGCCCTGATCGGCATCTGGTACGTGAATTTTTTCAAGGCGGAATCGGAGGTGATTCTGCCGTATGATCAGTACATGAAACGCTTTCCGGCCTATTTTCAGCAGGGCAACATGGAAAGCAACGGCAAGTCCGTGGACAGGCAGGGGCGCAGGGTGGCACACGCCACAGGACCCATCGTGTGGGGTGAACCCGGCACCAATGGGCAGCACGCCTTTTATCAGCTCATTCACCAGGGGACCCGCATGGTGCCGGCCGATTTCCTGATACCCGCCAGGAGCCACAATCCCGTCGGGGACCATCACACCATTCTGGTGTCTCATTTTCTGGCCCAAACCGAGGCGTTGATGAACGGCAAAAAGGCGGAAGCGGTGATCGGGGAGATGAAGACGGCTGGCAAAAGCGAGGCGGATATCGATCGTCTGGTCCCGCACAAGGTGTTCGCGGGAAACCGGCCCAGCAACTCCATTCTTTTCAAGATGCTGACGCCCCGGGTACTGGGAAGCCTGATCGCCATGTACGAACACAAGATTTTCGTTCAGGGTGTCATCTGGAACATTTTCAGCTTTGATCAGTGGGGGGTGGAACTGGGCAAGCAACTGGCAGCGCAGATCATGCCGGAACTGCGAGACGAGCGGCCGGTTCATTCCCACGATGCTTCAACCAACGGACTGATGAACGCTTACAAGGCCATGCGGGGGTAA
- a CDS encoding LysM peptidoglycan-binding domain-containing protein has protein sequence MKKKLGHFHVIAGTVSLICCLAIALPPSGFCAVLYRSYVVKYDRGWDILCDPYIVQKNDWVYKIFRQKGEISRADFQEFLSIFKRLNPHIRDIDRIRPNQNILIPLKKLEPGTLPGQETGLVTIPFVTIAKISEILGSHATPYRVKQGDSVSKLIAARFGDYGSRSYREGLSLFKALNPGITNLDLIVSGKNILLPDPAMRNRPWYDSLFDAHGNIKNLSKETQQAKNERTQPVQAARRQPPPTPLSETASLLDARLMNKGTFFFPRSPQDGTTGANKPRGDFELDLSRYPVLEMDDGRHIVFRPGGDDEGLDMTAIRRGWQKVEVVSLPEKASTEQILGSLFQSRGEEPAQKTALSFSDKGLSVTVRAQWTKSKAVDNDGKVRYIAITMIESDRQRTPETIVRYLDERGIVIKELVKGGRESSESDTSGSGGSAKPDVATLKPTNQKTFIKSLVEALGYTYSENVSVTFPYAGIQVEAVSNLVTTGNGNDFLVDFGELYGDAALEIRKTGLGVVRISHQDSLDDAARKMLTTFDVPFAVDPLFIAAPRPSTFNTILKVPGYLVTRPGKHDELLSAVPLHNRILQFFNDRNVRVILTGINGQI, from the coding sequence TTGAAAAAAAAATTGGGCCACTTCCACGTGATCGCCGGCACCGTGTCTCTTATTTGCTGCCTGGCCATCGCGCTGCCCCCGTCGGGTTTCTGTGCCGTCCTCTATCGCAGCTATGTGGTAAAATACGATCGAGGCTGGGACATTCTGTGCGACCCCTACATCGTACAAAAGAACGACTGGGTCTATAAAATTTTTCGCCAGAAGGGTGAAATATCCAGAGCGGATTTTCAGGAATTTTTAAGTATCTTCAAGCGACTCAATCCGCACATCCGCGATATCGACCGCATCCGTCCCAACCAGAACATTCTCATACCGCTGAAAAAGCTGGAACCCGGAACGCTGCCAGGACAGGAAACCGGCCTGGTCACCATCCCCTTTGTGACCATTGCGAAAATTTCGGAAATTCTGGGATCCCACGCCACACCATACCGCGTCAAACAAGGTGACAGCGTATCAAAACTCATCGCCGCCCGGTTTGGCGACTACGGCTCCCGATCTTACCGGGAAGGGTTGAGCCTTTTCAAAGCGCTCAATCCGGGTATCACCAACCTCGACCTCATTGTCAGCGGGAAAAACATCCTCCTGCCCGACCCGGCCATGCGCAACCGCCCCTGGTACGATTCGCTCTTCGACGCCCACGGAAACATCAAAAACCTGAGCAAAGAAACGCAACAGGCAAAAAATGAAAGAACGCAGCCGGTCCAGGCCGCTCGCCGCCAGCCGCCGCCGACGCCGTTGTCTGAAACCGCATCCCTTCTCGATGCCCGCCTTATGAATAAAGGAACCTTTTTCTTCCCCAGATCGCCGCAGGACGGAACAACGGGGGCAAACAAGCCGCGGGGCGATTTCGAACTGGACCTGTCGCGCTATCCGGTTCTGGAAATGGATGACGGGCGACACATTGTGTTCAGGCCCGGTGGCGATGACGAAGGATTGGACATGACGGCCATCAGGAGGGGCTGGCAGAAGGTGGAGGTAGTGAGCCTTCCCGAAAAAGCGTCGACCGAACAGATCCTCGGTTCCCTATTCCAGTCCCGGGGCGAAGAACCCGCACAGAAAACCGCCCTGTCCTTCTCCGACAAGGGGCTGAGCGTAACGGTGCGAGCCCAGTGGACCAAATCCAAAGCGGTGGACAACGACGGGAAGGTCCGGTACATCGCCATTACCATGATCGAGAGCGACCGGCAGCGGACCCCGGAAACGATTGTCCGCTATCTGGATGAACGCGGCATCGTCATCAAGGAGCTGGTCAAAGGGGGTCGGGAATCGTCTGAAAGCGACACATCCGGCAGTGGGGGATCTGCCAAACCGGACGTCGCCACATTGAAGCCGACGAACCAGAAAACGTTCATAAAATCATTGGTCGAGGCCCTCGGCTACACCTATTCCGAAAACGTGTCGGTGACGTTTCCCTATGCCGGCATACAGGTGGAAGCGGTATCGAACCTGGTAACCACGGGTAATGGAAACGACTTCCTGGTCGATTTCGGAGAATTGTACGGCGATGCTGCTCTGGAGATCAGAAAAACCGGCCTGGGCGTGGTACGCATCTCCCACCAGGACAGCCTTGACGATGCGGCGCGGAAAATGCTGACCACCTTCGATGTCCCCTTTGCCGTTGACCCCTTGTTTATTGCCGCACCCCGGCCGTCCACATTCAACACCATCCTGAAAGTGCCCGGCTATCTGGTCACACGCCCGGGCAAGCATGATGAACTGCTGTCAGCCGTTCCGCTGCATAACCGAATCCTTCAATTTTTCAATGACAGGAATGTCAGGGTCATTCTGACCGGGATCAACGGGCAAATTTGA
- a CDS encoding enoyl-CoA hydratase/isomerase family protein yields the protein MNDQPVIKEVKNRICILTLNDPDLLNPLGEEMSLAFKKTIEELKDDNEPKVLIVTGAGRAFSAGGKLEEIASAYGADPGIQKKRAFDFYNRFLCVRRLGIPTIAAINGYAVGAGACLAIACNMRIAARGAKIGFPFARLGLHPGMGSEYLLLNTVGEAKTYELLMTGDTIPATEALRIGLVNHVVPGEVLMESAMELADKICALPDLPIKMMKDSIPAARNSTLEETLHRQATYQAINYMSREFKESIDALMARNTPKS from the coding sequence ATGAACGACCAGCCTGTCATCAAAGAAGTTAAAAACAGGATTTGCATACTGACGCTGAACGACCCCGATCTGTTAAATCCCCTGGGTGAAGAGATGTCGCTGGCGTTTAAAAAAACGATCGAGGAACTCAAGGACGATAACGAACCAAAGGTGCTCATTGTCACTGGTGCCGGCCGCGCCTTCAGTGCCGGCGGTAAGCTTGAGGAAATTGCGTCCGCTTACGGCGCTGATCCGGGAATTCAAAAGAAGCGCGCATTCGATTTCTACAACCGGTTTCTATGCGTCAGAAGGCTGGGGATTCCAACCATCGCCGCCATAAACGGATATGCCGTCGGGGCCGGGGCCTGCCTGGCGATTGCATGCAACATGCGTATTGCCGCCAGAGGGGCTAAGATCGGCTTTCCTTTCGCCAGGCTCGGGCTGCACCCCGGGATGGGCTCGGAGTACCTGCTGCTCAACACGGTCGGAGAAGCGAAAACATACGAACTCCTGATGACAGGGGATACCATTCCGGCAACGGAGGCGCTGCGAATTGGGTTGGTCAACCACGTGGTTCCCGGCGAGGTGTTGATGGAAAGCGCCATGGAACTGGCCGATAAAATATGCGCCCTTCCGGACCTGCCGATTAAAATGATGAAGGATTCCATTCCCGCCGCCAGGAACAGCACCCTCGAAGAAACACTGCACCGGCAGGCAACGTATCAGGCCATCAACTATATGTCGCGGGAATTCAAAGAAAGCATCGACGCCTTGATGGCGAGGAATACCCCGAAATCTTAA